The Heyndrickxia vini genome contains a region encoding:
- a CDS encoding polysaccharide pyruvyl transferase family protein gives MKKILIRSGMSPLDTFSADEIIKRNAIGNNVGNLIYAYSIFRNMTTDDVELFSDYYGQNPNDAERINETYDAYVFPLANAIRKSFIPTLQRYTALIERLTIPVYVIGLGMQFPYEPNISEKRPYDDDVKRFVKAVLDKSSILGLRGQITSDYLSYLGFKEGRDHQVIGCPSMYTFGNNINIRGLHLSESSSISVNMTPAADQKVLEFLDGLSHTFNHLHFVPQDIDELLLTYAGAPLIGASINSKLANYPNSLYSHVYKNGKVKYFLNAPTWIEHMKTVDLSIGTRLHGNVAPTLAGTPSITIPIDARMRELSEYHNFPRVSPEKINGNTRLEELIKKVDFRSVEKSHQKNYENFISFLAKNGIDHIYDRNTEGVKQPLEIKLESIQLKQPIGPITSCSSDEMRDRLEKGFEIMLSKSEKIKENFNKKIKDRDKTISSLRNKLKNQDGGITDESTPYVDFKKEIEEKDVFILKLKNDIEKKNMKIRNMESSRSWRITMPLRRFSKKISGTER, from the coding sequence TTGAAAAAAATATTAATTAGATCGGGCATGTCTCCATTGGATACTTTTAGTGCAGATGAAATAATTAAAAGAAATGCAATTGGAAACAATGTCGGGAACTTAATTTATGCGTATAGTATTTTCCGAAACATGACAACAGACGATGTGGAACTATTCTCTGACTATTACGGGCAAAATCCAAATGATGCAGAACGAATCAATGAAACGTATGATGCTTATGTTTTTCCATTGGCAAATGCCATAAGAAAAAGCTTTATTCCAACATTACAGAGATATACAGCATTAATTGAACGACTGACGATTCCTGTTTATGTCATCGGATTAGGAATGCAGTTCCCCTATGAGCCGAACATTAGTGAAAAACGTCCTTATGATGATGACGTCAAACGATTTGTTAAGGCAGTATTAGACAAATCAAGTATATTAGGGTTAAGAGGTCAAATTACATCCGATTATCTATCGTATTTAGGTTTTAAAGAAGGAAGGGATCATCAGGTTATAGGGTGTCCATCAATGTATACATTTGGAAATAATATCAACATTCGTGGCCTTCACTTGAGTGAATCCTCTTCTATTAGTGTCAATATGACACCTGCCGCAGATCAGAAGGTGCTAGAATTTTTAGATGGCCTTTCCCATACATTTAATCATTTGCATTTCGTTCCACAGGATATAGATGAACTGTTATTAACTTATGCGGGTGCCCCTTTAATCGGCGCATCCATTAATAGTAAGTTGGCTAACTATCCAAATAGTCTTTATAGTCATGTATACAAAAATGGAAAGGTTAAATACTTTTTAAATGCGCCAACGTGGATTGAACATATGAAAACGGTTGATTTGAGTATTGGGACAAGATTGCATGGGAATGTTGCGCCAACGCTTGCCGGAACCCCTAGTATTACAATACCAATTGATGCCAGAATGAGGGAACTATCGGAATATCATAATTTTCCACGGGTCTCACCGGAAAAAATAAACGGGAACACACGTCTGGAAGAGTTAATTAAGAAGGTTGATTTTCGGTCTGTCGAAAAGAGTCATCAAAAAAACTATGAAAATTTTATTAGCTTCTTAGCGAAAAATGGGATTGACCATATTTATGATAGAAATACGGAGGGTGTGAAACAGCCACTTGAAATAAAGCTTGAATCCATTCAATTAAAACAACCAATCGGCCCAATCACGTCCTGTTCTTCAGATGAAATGAGAGACAGGCTAGAAAAAGGCTTTGAAATCATGTTATCTAAATCGGAAAAGATAAAAGAAAACTTCAATAAAAAAATTAAAGATAGAGATAAGACCATTTCAAGCCTTCGAAATAAACTAAAGAATCAAGATGGTGGAATAACGGACGAATCGACTCCTTATGTCGATTTTAAAAAGGAAATAGAAGAGAAAGACGTGTTTATTTTAAAACTTAAAAATGACATAGAGAAGAAAAACATGAAAATCAGAAATATGGAAAGCTCTCGCTCTTGGAGAATTACCATGCCATTACGTCGGTTTTCGAAAAAAATAAGTGGAACCGAAAGATGA
- a CDS encoding S9 family peptidase, which produces MINQEELLEYLQVNAAYKSQVIPKKETFTFVSKITGMPQIWTLDEKQHPVQYIETKDRPMSIHHSPNGEMTVIGIDDKGNEKQQMYLYDQKHDKLETLVESLEHFHYLGGWSPDGQYFSYSSNRRQPGYFDVFIVEVATKEIREVTQYDGNCTPLSWLDQDHLIIDIPESNIDSAIYRLNIHTKEKTRIGEDHHPARYQSPVMMKSKEGGYVLTDLGEETLYLARFTFEHPEKLEKLLHWEKWDIGELKKSPNEDYLALTLNEGGISRLWLYLPDSNEKEYIKGIPDGVIESISWLNTDEFIFSLKTPTIPGDIWKYSLSSKKLKRLTTISQSEMISRSGQAPKICTYQSFDQLEVPYFYYSQGHDKNKPAVIYVHGGPEGQSKADYNPVIQFLVHQGFAVAAPNVRGSNGYGRSYLKLDDARKRMDSVRDLEWLVKDLIDTHGVDPGNIGIMGRSYGGFMVLAALTHYPDLWAAGVDIVGISHLETMLENTGEWRRRLRECEYGSLDRDREFFDVIAPLNHSHKIKVPLFVFHGRNDTRVPVRESEQMVEKMKAHDQEVDLIIFEDEGHQTERLENHLTMHKNTIEFFTKHLMESTTIEN; this is translated from the coding sequence ATGATCAATCAAGAGGAATTACTCGAATATTTACAGGTGAATGCGGCATATAAATCACAAGTCATTCCAAAAAAAGAGACATTCACATTTGTTTCTAAAATAACAGGGATGCCTCAAATCTGGACTTTAGATGAGAAACAACATCCAGTCCAATATATAGAAACGAAAGACCGTCCGATGAGTATTCATCATTCGCCGAATGGTGAAATGACGGTAATTGGTATAGATGATAAAGGAAATGAGAAACAGCAAATGTATTTGTATGATCAAAAGCATGACAAATTGGAAACATTGGTCGAATCCCTCGAGCATTTTCATTATTTAGGTGGATGGTCTCCTGATGGACAATATTTCTCGTATTCTAGTAATCGCCGTCAACCGGGTTACTTTGATGTGTTTATTGTAGAGGTTGCCACGAAAGAGATAAGAGAAGTTACTCAATATGATGGAAATTGTACCCCGTTAAGCTGGCTTGATCAAGATCATCTAATAATTGATATCCCCGAATCGAATATTGATAGTGCTATCTATCGATTAAATATACATACGAAGGAGAAAACGAGAATCGGAGAAGACCATCATCCAGCTCGTTATCAATCACCCGTGATGATGAAAAGTAAAGAGGGCGGGTATGTTCTAACCGATCTCGGAGAAGAAACATTGTATCTAGCCCGGTTTACTTTTGAACATCCAGAGAAACTAGAAAAGCTTCTCCATTGGGAAAAATGGGATATAGGAGAATTGAAGAAATCTCCCAACGAGGATTACTTGGCATTAACACTGAATGAAGGAGGTATTTCAAGGCTATGGCTTTACCTTCCTGACTCGAATGAAAAAGAATATATAAAAGGTATTCCGGATGGTGTCATTGAGTCGATTTCTTGGTTGAATACTGATGAATTCATTTTTTCGCTAAAAACTCCAACCATTCCAGGAGACATATGGAAATATTCCCTTTCTTCTAAGAAACTTAAGCGATTAACTACTATTAGTCAATCGGAGATGATTAGTCGAAGTGGGCAAGCTCCGAAAATCTGTACCTATCAATCTTTTGATCAATTGGAAGTACCTTATTTTTACTATAGCCAAGGTCATGACAAAAATAAGCCAGCTGTCATCTATGTACATGGTGGGCCAGAAGGACAGTCAAAAGCGGATTATAACCCCGTTATTCAATTTTTAGTCCATCAAGGTTTTGCTGTTGCTGCTCCAAATGTACGAGGAAGTAATGGCTATGGCAGAAGCTATCTTAAACTGGATGATGCCCGGAAACGAATGGACTCTGTGCGCGACCTTGAATGGTTAGTGAAGGATTTAATTGATACACATGGGGTTGATCCAGGAAATATTGGAATTATGGGGCGAAGCTATGGAGGATTTATGGTGTTGGCTGCTCTCACCCATTATCCCGATTTATGGGCGGCAGGTGTTGATATCGTTGGTATTTCCCATTTGGAAACGATGTTGGAAAATACAGGCGAATGGAGACGTCGTTTAAGGGAATGTGAGTATGGATCTTTAGATCGGGATCGTGAATTTTTTGATGTAATAGCTCCGTTGAATCATTCACACAAAATAAAGGTGCCGCTCTTCGTTTTTCACGGGCGAAATGATACCCGTGTTCCAGTAAGAGAATCCGAACAAATGGTGGAGAAGATGAAGGCTCATGACCAAGAGGTTGACTTAATTATTTTTGAAGATGAGGGGCACCAGACAGAAAGATTAGAAAATCATTTGACCATGCATAAGAATACGATTGAATTTTTTACAAAGCATTTAATGGAGTCAACAACTATAGAAAACTAA
- a CDS encoding Lrp/AsnC family transcriptional regulator, whose translation MDYEIDDLDRGIIKALSMDGRMAFKEIAGRLNVTEKTIRLRYKSLVENKILEVVGVVNPITLGLKSGAIIQIKVGPHSISKVIELLKKIKGVRYITLTSGEYPLLVQTTAPNQEEITETINKLNQIQEITHFNTIVQLQVYKNSFDYF comes from the coding sequence ATGGATTACGAGATTGATGATTTAGATCGTGGAATAATTAAAGCATTATCTATGGACGGTCGAATGGCATTTAAAGAGATTGCTGGACGACTAAATGTAACGGAAAAAACAATTAGGCTTCGTTATAAAAGTTTAGTAGAAAACAAAATATTAGAAGTTGTTGGTGTAGTGAATCCGATTACACTTGGTCTGAAATCTGGTGCTATTATTCAAATAAAAGTTGGCCCTCATTCCATTTCGAAAGTGATTGAATTACTGAAAAAAATAAAAGGTGTCCGCTATATCACATTAACATCTGGGGAATATCCACTACTTGTGCAAACAACTGCACCAAATCAAGAAGAAATCACCGAGACGATCAACAAATTAAATCAAATTCAAGAAATTACCCACTTTAATACGATTGTACAGCTACAAGTATATAAAAATTCGTTCGATTATTTTTAA
- a CDS encoding M55 family metallopeptidase, producing MKVFISADIEGISGVATNQQLKTNAEYQRFRKLMTSEVNAAIEGAFNGGATEVVVADGHGNMSNILIEDLDSRARLVSGSNRVMCQLEGLDNTFDAIMFVGHHGREGGSDAIISHTLAGICVNEMKIGGKVVGETEMNAFVAGGFGVPAVFISGDDAYVKEVKETLPDVEAVVVKRAVDRFAAELIHPDVTHKEIREKAESAMKKISSFQPLALDGPVTFEIEFKGPQQAKMTTTLPTVKQISPKRIQFTCDDIITAYKHMWGCVIIAITATNGVLGNVNA from the coding sequence ATGAAAGTATTTATTTCGGCCGATATTGAAGGGATATCTGGGGTTGCAACGAATCAGCAGTTAAAAACCAATGCTGAATACCAGCGGTTTAGAAAATTGATGACATCTGAAGTAAATGCAGCGATTGAAGGAGCATTTAACGGAGGAGCTACCGAGGTAGTTGTCGCGGATGGCCATGGAAATATGTCAAATATCCTAATTGAGGACTTAGATTCTAGAGCCAGATTAGTGTCTGGAAGCAATCGTGTGATGTGCCAGCTAGAGGGATTGGACAATACGTTTGATGCGATTATGTTTGTCGGTCATCATGGGAGAGAAGGCGGTTCAGATGCGATAATCAGCCACACATTAGCAGGTATATGTGTAAACGAAATGAAAATAGGTGGCAAAGTGGTTGGTGAAACCGAGATGAATGCATTTGTTGCAGGTGGCTTTGGCGTTCCTGCGGTCTTTATCAGCGGTGACGATGCTTATGTCAAAGAAGTAAAGGAAACTCTTCCAGATGTGGAAGCTGTTGTAGTGAAAAGAGCCGTTGACCGATTTGCTGCAGAACTCATTCATCCGGATGTCACTCACAAGGAGATTCGCGAAAAAGCGGAAAGCGCAATGAAGAAAATAAGTTCGTTTCAACCACTCGCTTTAGATGGCCCTGTTACATTTGAAATTGAATTTAAGGGACCACAGCAAGCGAAGATGACCACCACACTTCCAACGGTGAAGCAGATTAGTCCGAAAAGAATTCAATTTACTTGCGACGATATCATCACTGCGTATAAGCATATGTGGGGTTGTGTCATTATTGCCATTACAGCTACCAATGGTGTTCTAGGAAATGTAAATGCATAA
- a CDS encoding ABC transporter permease has protein sequence MYILKRFFTMILTIWVIATLTFVIMKLIPGDPFASDADVLPQEVLENIRANYNLDKPIPVQYVLYLKSLVTLDLGPSIQSKTRTVNDIIASGFPASATLGLQSIVIALIFGLLLGIIAALNHNRFLDYTAMVIAIIGISIPSFILAPLLIKFFAVKWGILPVASWGTWQHTILPSIALATTPLAVVARFMRSSMIDVMNQNYIKTADAKGLTTTKLVFKHGIRNAILPVVTFIGPLFVSLITGTFVIEKIFAIPGIGRYFVDSIFNRDYPVIMGTTVFFSVILVVTLFLIDISYRLIDPRIKLTSKGD, from the coding sequence TTGTATATATTAAAACGATTTTTTACGATGATTTTGACGATATGGGTCATTGCAACGTTAACATTCGTTATTATGAAACTCATCCCAGGCGATCCATTTGCATCGGATGCAGATGTCTTACCTCAAGAGGTATTAGAAAATATACGAGCCAACTACAACTTAGATAAACCAATTCCGGTCCAATATGTACTTTATTTAAAAAGTTTAGTGACGTTGGACTTGGGACCATCCATCCAATCAAAGACAAGAACGGTCAATGATATTATTGCATCAGGTTTTCCCGCTTCCGCCACACTGGGGCTTCAATCCATTGTCATTGCCTTAATTTTTGGTCTTTTACTAGGGATCATTGCCGCTTTAAATCATAATCGATTTTTAGACTATACGGCGATGGTAATCGCCATCATAGGAATATCTATACCTAGCTTTATATTAGCACCGCTTTTAATTAAGTTTTTCGCTGTTAAATGGGGGATATTGCCGGTTGCATCATGGGGTACATGGCAGCATACAATTTTACCTTCCATTGCCCTTGCGACTACACCTTTAGCTGTCGTTGCCCGCTTTATGCGTTCCAGCATGATTGATGTAATGAATCAAAATTATATTAAGACTGCAGATGCAAAAGGCTTAACGACGACGAAACTAGTTTTCAAACATGGAATACGAAATGCGATTTTACCGGTAGTTACCTTCATAGGTCCATTATTTGTTTCTTTAATTACCGGAACATTTGTAATCGAAAAAATCTTTGCTATTCCGGGCATAGGGCGTTATTTCGTAGATAGTATCTTCAATCGTGACTATCCAGTCATTATGGGAACGACCGTCTTCTTTAGTGTCATTCTCGTTGTGACATTGTTTTTAATCGATATTTCATACCGGCTTATAGATCCAAGAATTAAGCTGACAAGTAAGGGGGATTAA
- a CDS encoding ABC transporter permease, translating to MLDKKIDQSLFRPADPKRLVADSIQRPSLSAWKDTLLKIVKNKLAVLGFTLLVIIVFFAIFGPSMVSYSPSDQSLTKANLAPSSEHWFGTDDLGRDMWARTWYGARVSLTIGLVAALIDLLLGVVIGGVSGYMAGRGKKGDRIDSTLMRIVEVLYGIPYLLVVILLMVIMEPGVPTIIIALTVTGWIGMARIIRGQVLQLKTQEYVLAAEKLGTSHPKIILKHLIPNTLGIIIVNLTFTIPQAIFAESFLSFLGLGVQAPHASWGTMANDALGVILSGQWWRLFFPGFLISLTMFAFNAFGDGVQDALDPRSGD from the coding sequence ATGTTAGATAAAAAAATCGATCAATCCCTATTTCGGCCAGCCGATCCAAAAAGATTAGTAGCGGATTCCATCCAACGTCCGTCTTTAAGTGCTTGGAAGGACACTCTTTTAAAAATCGTAAAAAATAAGCTGGCCGTCCTAGGATTCACTCTACTTGTCATCATTGTCTTTTTTGCCATTTTTGGCCCATCAATGGTGTCATATAGTCCTTCTGATCAAAGTCTGACGAAAGCCAATTTAGCTCCGTCAAGTGAGCACTGGTTTGGAACAGATGATCTTGGAAGAGATATGTGGGCACGAACATGGTATGGCGCCAGGGTGTCATTGACGATTGGACTTGTCGCAGCATTGATTGATTTATTGCTCGGCGTCGTTATTGGCGGGGTTTCCGGTTATATGGCAGGACGTGGAAAAAAAGGAGACCGAATAGACAGCACGCTCATGAGAATTGTGGAAGTTTTATACGGTATACCTTATTTACTCGTTGTTATTCTATTAATGGTGATCATGGAGCCGGGAGTACCAACCATTATTATTGCATTAACTGTTACAGGTTGGATTGGTATGGCACGGATCATACGCGGACAAGTATTGCAGTTAAAAACACAGGAGTATGTTTTAGCTGCTGAAAAATTAGGTACATCCCATCCAAAAATTATTTTAAAGCATTTAATTCCAAATACACTTGGGATTATTATCGTCAATTTAACATTTACCATTCCTCAAGCGATTTTCGCTGAATCCTTTTTAAGCTTTCTTGGCTTAGGTGTACAAGCTCCACATGCGAGCTGGGGGACGATGGCTAATGATGCATTAGGTGTTATTTTAAGTGGTCAATGGTGGAGATTATTTTTCCCGGGCTTTCTCATTTCATTAACAATGTTTGCTTTTAATGCATTTGGAGATGGAGTTCAGGATGCCTTAGATCCAAGAAGCGGTGACTAG
- a CDS encoding ABC transporter ATP-binding protein — protein sequence MERLLEVSNLEVNFKTYGGEVKAVRDVSFHVNKGEIMAIVGESGSGKSVTVQAIMDLIPTPPGKIKGGKILFQGKDLLKLSKNGMRKMKGSKLSMVFQDPMTSLNPTMKVGKQIEEAILNHQTVTKAEAKRTAIEMIKIVGIPNPEERYHQYPHEFSGGMRQRAMIAIALACNPELLIADEPTTALDVTIQAQVLNLMKELKEKTDTSIILITHDLGVVAETAQRVAVMYAGVIVETATVEDIFESPKHPYTWGLLESIPNFDSEDKERLIPIEGSPPDLFNPPKGCPFAARCKYAMEVCVDHMPPNFDMGNGHTAKCWLNDARSPKVEDLVAAGREQNE from the coding sequence ATGGAGCGTTTATTAGAGGTTTCGAATTTAGAAGTGAATTTTAAAACATATGGCGGTGAGGTAAAAGCGGTCCGTGATGTTTCCTTCCACGTGAATAAAGGCGAAATCATGGCCATTGTTGGAGAAAGTGGAAGTGGAAAAAGCGTAACAGTTCAAGCGATTATGGATTTAATACCAACACCCCCTGGAAAAATAAAAGGGGGAAAAATTCTTTTTCAAGGAAAAGATTTGCTAAAGCTTTCTAAAAATGGGATGCGAAAAATGAAAGGTTCCAAACTTAGTATGGTCTTTCAGGATCCAATGACCTCTTTAAATCCAACGATGAAGGTAGGAAAGCAAATCGAGGAAGCGATTTTAAACCATCAAACAGTGACTAAAGCTGAAGCAAAAAGAACCGCTATTGAGATGATTAAGATTGTTGGAATTCCAAACCCTGAAGAAAGATATCATCAATACCCGCATGAATTCAGCGGAGGAATGAGGCAAAGGGCGATGATTGCCATTGCTCTTGCTTGTAACCCTGAGCTTCTTATTGCCGATGAACCGACAACCGCTTTGGACGTAACCATTCAGGCACAGGTGTTGAATTTAATGAAAGAACTAAAGGAAAAAACGGATACATCCATTATATTAATTACACATGATTTAGGGGTCGTAGCAGAAACGGCCCAAAGGGTAGCTGTCATGTATGCAGGCGTTATCGTGGAAACAGCTACAGTAGAGGATATATTCGAATCACCTAAGCACCCTTATACATGGGGGTTGCTAGAATCGATTCCTAATTTCGATTCAGAAGATAAAGAACGTCTTATTCCTATTGAGGGTTCTCCTCCGGATTTATTCAACCCACCAAAGGGTTGTCCATTCGCGGCAAGATGCAAATATGCAATGGAAGTTTGTGTCGATCATATGCCCCCAAATTTTGATATGGGGAACGGACATACGGCAAAATGCTGGTTGAATGATGCCAGGTCTCCAAAGGTTGAAGATTTAGTAGCAGCAGGGAGGGAACAAAATGAGTGA
- a CDS encoding peptide ABC transporter substrate-binding protein, with amino-acid sequence MKKWIIMLVAMLSLSSILAGCGGDKQASGDSKDGKQEMTLGMTTEPPAIDPAIATDTTSGWVLDHIFEGLYTRDKEGNPVLGAAKDQKVSDDGKTYTFTLRDDAKWSDGSPVTAQDFEFAWKNVLNPDTGSAFAFYMYYIKGAENYNKGKGTADKVGVKALDEKTLQVELNAPLGYFDKLLTMWTFYPVKKDIVEGNKNWSADAKNYVSNGPFKMTDWKHNSEVVLEKNDNYYGKKDVNLKKVTFKIVTDATTYYQMYKTNELDFIMTLPTDAVTAEKNNKEYQEVPYFGTYMYMFNVEKAPFNNVKIRKAFAMSIDRKALAENVTKAGEIPAYGMVPPGVKSPDGDFREKGGNYFEENFDEAKKLLAEGMKEEGWDKLPQVTLLYNTAENNKKMAEAVQEMIKKNLGVDIKVSNQEWKTYLDTTKQHNFQMARMGWIGSFVDPVIMLDYYLGDSPNNRTGWVNKQFDEIMAKSKIEQDENKRFELLHQAEEVLMADQPFMPVYFYTNTYLTSSKFKDIAYYVNRYPFLKWAKKE; translated from the coding sequence ATGAAAAAGTGGATTATCATGTTAGTTGCAATGCTTTCCCTATCTAGTATTCTAGCTGGATGTGGGGGAGACAAACAGGCATCAGGAGATAGTAAAGACGGGAAACAGGAAATGACACTCGGTATGACAACCGAGCCACCTGCCATTGATCCGGCAATTGCTACTGATACAACATCTGGTTGGGTATTGGATCATATTTTTGAAGGTTTATATACACGTGATAAAGAAGGGAACCCAGTTCTAGGAGCAGCAAAGGATCAAAAGGTATCTGATGATGGGAAAACCTATACATTCACACTACGTGATGATGCGAAATGGTCTGATGGCAGCCCTGTCACAGCACAAGATTTTGAATTTGCTTGGAAAAATGTGTTAAACCCTGATACAGGAAGCGCATTTGCTTTCTATATGTACTATATTAAAGGCGCTGAAAACTATAACAAAGGAAAAGGCACTGCCGATAAAGTGGGCGTTAAAGCATTAGATGAAAAAACATTGCAAGTAGAGTTAAATGCACCGCTTGGCTACTTTGATAAATTATTAACCATGTGGACATTCTATCCTGTTAAAAAAGATATCGTTGAAGGAAATAAAAACTGGTCAGCAGATGCAAAAAATTATGTTAGTAATGGCCCATTCAAAATGACAGATTGGAAGCATAATAGTGAGGTTGTATTAGAGAAAAATGACAACTATTATGGCAAAAAAGACGTGAACTTGAAAAAGGTAACATTTAAAATTGTTACAGATGCAACGACTTACTATCAAATGTATAAAACAAATGAGCTAGATTTCATTATGACTTTACCAACAGATGCAGTCACTGCAGAGAAAAATAATAAAGAGTATCAAGAAGTTCCTTACTTTGGAACATATATGTACATGTTTAATGTAGAAAAAGCGCCGTTTAATAACGTGAAAATTCGTAAAGCATTTGCCATGTCAATTGATCGAAAAGCACTTGCAGAAAACGTAACAAAAGCTGGCGAAATTCCTGCATATGGAATGGTTCCTCCAGGTGTTAAGTCACCAGATGGTGATTTCAGAGAAAAAGGCGGCAACTATTTCGAAGAGAATTTCGATGAAGCGAAAAAATTATTAGCTGAAGGAATGAAGGAAGAAGGCTGGGATAAGCTTCCACAAGTTACACTCCTTTATAATACAGCAGAAAACAATAAGAAAATGGCAGAAGCTGTACAAGAAATGATTAAGAAAAATCTTGGAGTAGATATTAAAGTTAGCAACCAAGAATGGAAAACATATTTAGATACAACAAAACAACATAATTTCCAAATGGCACGTATGGGATGGATCGGAAGCTTCGTAGATCCAGTCATCATGCTCGACTACTATTTAGGTGACAGCCCTAATAACCGTACAGGCTGGGTAAATAAGCAATTTGATGAAATTATGGCAAAATCAAAAATTGAACAAGATGAAAACAAACGCTTCGAGTTATTGCATCAAGCAGAAGAAGTATTAATGGCCGATCAACCATTTATGCCAGTATACTTCTATACAAACACATACCTAACATCATCAAAATTTAAAGACATTGCTTACTATGTAAACCGTTACCCATTCCTGAAATGGGCAAAAAAAGAGTAG
- a CDS encoding DUF3899 domain-containing protein, protein MKKHFMLGALFLCLLIGFKIWEDLSLLNMINLTFLLGIIALVITVTISIWKTGFLSLFIDGFRVLGQFVIPKTRSAIRADDQIKNDEQLNQWKANIAAWISYTFTNLAVISLTVSLISLIVYYQ, encoded by the coding sequence ATGAAAAAACATTTCATGTTAGGTGCACTATTTTTATGTTTATTGATTGGTTTTAAGATTTGGGAAGACCTATCACTATTGAATATGATTAATCTGACGTTTTTATTAGGGATTATTGCATTAGTGATAACTGTCACCATTAGCATCTGGAAAACGGGTTTTTTATCCTTATTTATCGATGGTTTTCGTGTTTTGGGTCAGTTCGTTATTCCGAAAACAAGATCAGCAATACGCGCCGATGACCAAATAAAAAATGATGAACAACTCAATCAATGGAAAGCAAACATAGCTGCATGGATTTCCTATACTTTCACAAACTTAGCTGTTATTTCATTAACCGTTTCTCTTATCAGTTTAATAGTGTATTATCAATAA
- a CDS encoding MurR/RpiR family transcriptional regulator, whose protein sequence is MSKSFLNRVKNQYNTLSETERYLIDYIKQHIDTIPQISIVKLSEQANVSTATIVRTMQKLGYSGFTAFKIHLKDDFDSSTEFSIVEKIDKKIQEAILKNEQEVIKTIQLLDSGTIEDALQKIIHSKKIIIFARGFSELIAKEMMVKFQLLGKSCELHDDPNIIRTISKKIDNKNIVIFVSLNGKTKELVEAAQNCLETGVSTLLLTANQNSPLYDLCEISLVGFKSEISYFPEYEVRSRLPIQVMARIILDAYAIRTEEKLS, encoded by the coding sequence GTGTCAAAATCGTTTTTAAATAGAGTGAAAAATCAGTATAATACATTAAGCGAAACAGAGAGATATTTAATCGATTATATAAAGCAGCATATAGACACGATTCCGCAAATCTCCATTGTAAAATTGAGTGAACAGGCAAACGTTTCAACCGCTACCATAGTTCGGACGATGCAAAAATTAGGTTATAGTGGTTTCACCGCTTTTAAAATCCACTTAAAAGATGATTTTGACTCCAGCACTGAATTTTCGATTGTGGAAAAGATTGATAAAAAAATCCAAGAAGCGATTTTGAAAAATGAGCAGGAAGTCATCAAAACCATTCAGCTTCTGGATAGCGGGACAATTGAAGATGCACTCCAGAAAATCATTCATTCCAAAAAAATCATCATTTTTGCCCGTGGCTTCTCCGAACTAATTGCAAAAGAAATGATGGTTAAATTTCAATTGTTAGGAAAAAGCTGTGAGCTGCATGATGATCCAAATATCATAAGGACGATTAGTAAAAAAATCGATAATAAAAATATTGTTATTTTTGTATCTTTAAATGGAAAAACGAAGGAACTTGTCGAGGCTGCCCAAAACTGTCTAGAAACAGGTGTAAGCACCCTTCTCCTTACCGCGAATCAGAACAGTCCATTATATGATTTATGTGAAATTTCCTTAGTAGGCTTTAAGTCAGAGATATCCTATTTCCCTGAATATGAGGTGCGATCACGCTTGCCTATTCAAGTAATGGCTCGGATTATATTAGATGCCTATGCTATTCGGACGGAAGAGAAATTAAGTTAG